AGTGGTCTTTCCTGAAAATGAGGCCACATTTTTATCTTTCAGATCTTTTTCATAATACTCTCTGACCCCTTCCTCAAGCTTATGAATTTCAACAGCCAGTTGCTCCAGTTCTGCTTTCAGCTCGGCTATCTTTGCGGTATTTTTTGCTGAGTCACCCATTTCGACTGCAATTTTCTGCGCCCGCCTGACTTTTGCTGCCAGTTCACATTTCTTTTTACGTATATCTTCATAAATATTTTCCATCCGGTAAGTATAGCGGGTATCATATTCAAACTGACGGTTGTGTTTATTATAAGTGATTCTGCCCATGGCTTCATTCATAATGGTGCCTTCCATGCTGTCGTTTTCACAATTCTTTTTTAACAGGAATTCAATGTTGACGGTCATATTGGGCAAGATGTCCTTTTTGCCGATGGTGGTTTCAACATGAATGGCTTTTTTATAAAAACCCGGATAGGAAACTTCGATGACGTAAAGGGTGTTAAAACTAAGATAAAGCCGGGCAAGGCCATTGGTAGTCTTTGTTCCTTTTGCCTCCATGGTATTCAGGTTGGTGCAGGCTATTCTGGCACCGGAGATTTTTGGTTTTTCCCAACTGTCAACGGTAATGAGGGCAAGAATAGCATTGGTATCTTCCTGGGCAGAAAGATATTCTGAAAATAAGACAATCGACAGAAATAAAAAATATTTAAATGCCCTCACAGGTGGTTTTGTTAGTGGAGCCGGGGAGAATCGAACTCCCGTCCAGAGAAAGCGTCCTATATGCTTTCTACATGCTTAGTTTCAGTTTATGTCTGCAGCAGCAGGCCTGAAACACGACTGTTTGCTGCACAAGTCTCTGAGTTTGTCGGCAGGCTGACGAGACCCTTCACCCGCTTATTCTGCTTTGCGATCCTCCCTGATGGCTCTCCGGCAGAAATCGGAGTGCCGGGAAGACTGGCTTATTTAATCGGTAAAGATTAAGCAGCCAGAGAATAAGAAACGTTGCCGTTTAATTGTTTGCGACCGCTGTTGAGGTTTCTATCGCGTGAACCTGCATGCTTACATATACAACTGCTAACCTGTCTATTCCGGTCGGCCCCAGTAAATTAAGAACAAAACGCGTGAATGCTGCAAAAATAAGGCAAATTAATGTATTATTTTGCTGTCTGATTGAAATTTCCTTATTTTCAGGGCAATAAATAAACTTTTTGCATGCGTATCGAAAATGTTGAGGTTCCATGTCCCTGAGCAATCATTTCCAGCAGTTGGGCATCGTTTTTTCTGAATACCGCACCGAACAATTGCCTGATGTTTCTGTAGCGAAACATATCCCTGTCGAGCAATGTGCTTGGCCCCAGCGTAAAAATATCACAGATTTCCTTGCTTTGGCTGATGATGTCATAAAATGTATTGTTCATCACCGAGGTTGATGTCAGGATAATGGCATCTGCCTGCTGCAGCTTTTCATTCATCTGTTTTGCCGGACAAATTGTTTCATCCTCCTGATCCATATCAAAAATACTCAGTTCTGCCCGCGTCTGACCTATTTTTTCTGCTAAGGTTCTGAACCAGCCTATCATGACAATTTTTTGATAACGGCCAAATACTATTTTTCCTGAAATATCGGAAGTTTCAGTGTAGTGATTGTTGTAGTTCAGGATGGCATTCAGGTAAGCCTGATAAAAAATTCTATCAGAAATTCTGGTAAGTTCAATTGTTTCAGGAATATCGGTAAGCTGAGGGTGGTTGAGTGTGGCACAAACGCCAATATTGCCGTTTTTCAGTAAAATTGCCCCGTATTTTTCTCCCGGAACCCATTTCCTGATGTTCAAGCGGTTAAAGCCTTCCTTTTTAAGGAAATAGGATAGGGGTTCTTCATTTATCATCGGTTGAAATAATAACGTTTGAAAATTTCATAGCTAAGCAGGATTTCATTCAGATAAAAGGTGGTTTCATATCTGACAAGACTGAAGGAAAACACTACCTCATCCCGTCCGCCATATTTGTATTTAATCTCAGCACTGAACATTTTCCCGTCCGGTGAATCATTCAGTTTATAGCTGACATACTGAAGTCCTGCCAGATTGACTTTTTCCTGTTTGGCCGATTCAATGATATTGTTGTAATCTTCAATGGTCTTCTCATTTTTGTTGATGTTGCTGATGATATCTTCATCCTTCAATTTCCGGGTTTCTGCAGGATAGAGTTTTCTCCATATTTCAGGTGTGGGTTTGAGGGCAATCAATGAATCTACCTGCTGAGCCATCAATGCTTTTTTGAATTTCTCTGCAAATCTGACCATTTCAGGATCAACAAACTGAGCCTTTACAGTCGAAAAATAAAAGATGGTTAAAATTGCCGGAATAAAACGTGCTCTCATATTGCATCACTTTTTTGAGCCAAAAACAAAATATTTTCCGACCAGCCGGAATGAAGATTACCTTCATCGAGCTGAATCTTTTTCTGAACCAGTTCGAGTATATGCAGGGTGTTGAAGTCTTCACGAATTTCCTCCACATGATACAGCATTTCGATGTCTTTCGGTCCCCCTGTGTTGAGCGGCAGTTGCTCTTTGGCGAAGGCATTCAGGACAATAAAGCCTCCGTCTTTGATTAAGCCGCTGAAATAACGGTGAACTCTTCTTCTGTTTGATGAATGAAGATGGGCAAATATCAGGGCAACTGCATCATAATCAGCCTCAAAGCCATTGGTATCAAAAACATCGTGCAGGAAATAGTTGATTTCAACGCCTTTTTCGGCAGCAAGTTTCAATGCTTTTTTTCTGCCTTCGGTGCTGGTATCAAAAGCATCAACCTGCCAGCCTCTGAGGGCTGCATAGACTGCATTTCTGCCTTCTCCTTCGCAGGGAAGCAGGATTTTACCCGGTTCATGCCGGTCGATAAAGTTTTTGAAATAAAAATTTGGTTCTGTTCCGTAAATATATTCAGTGGTAGCATACCGAATGTCCCAGTGGTTGCCCATTTTCATTATTTTCTGCCTGAACATGCAAAATCCGGGCAGTTGTACAAATATATTTTCTAAATGAAAGAGGCTTATTAACTTTGCCTCCATTCAGATGAATTTTATTTTAAGAAATACTGCCAATATTTTTACCCTGCTCAATCTTTTCTGCGGATTTTCAGGAATAGTAAATGCCCTTTACGGGGATGTATTCACTGCTTCGTGGTTTGTCATCTGGGCCTGTATTTTTGACTTTCTGGATGGCTTTACCGCCAGAAAGTTCAATCTTATGTCCGATATCGGCAAACAACTCGACTCTTTCAGCGATTTGGTCAGTTTCGGACTTTTGCCGGCATTTATCCTCCATGTTCTCCTGCTGCGGGCACACGCAAACTGGATTGAAACGCTTTATTTTACAGAAATACCTGCAGTTACTTTTATCCCCTTTATTCTGCCTGCTGCTGCTGCTATCCGGCTTGCCCGTTTCAATCTTGATCAGCAACAAACGGCCATATTCAAAGGTTTACCTACTCCTGCCTCTGCTTTGGTGGTGGCCTCTCTGCCGCTTATTTTACGTTACGACCTTTATATTTTTAACCTGGAATCCATTTATTTCAAGGATTTTATTCTGAATCCATGGCTTCTGCTGTTTATTTCTCTCCTGCTTTCTTTTTTAATGTTGAGCAGGCTGAAATTATTCAGTTTTAAAATGAAAGGTTGGTCTTTTGCCGAAAATAAGCTCCAGTATTTACTGGTAGCTTTGTTTGTGGTCATGTTTATCATTTTTCTTTTTCTTGCAATACCTCTCATTATATTGATTTACATTATTTTATCACTGATCTTTTTAAAAACTGAATCATGAAAAGACTGATATTTGTTTTTGTAAGTATTTTATTTTCCCTGTTTGTTTTTGCACAAGACCTTGATTATGCAAAAACAGTGATGGAAAAGCTGTGTGCAGCCGACATGTTTGGCAGGGGATACATCAGTGCCGGAGATAAAAAGGCAGCATATTTTATTGAAAATGAGTTTATTAAATTTGGCTTGCTCCCATTTGATACCGTTGTGGCAACTTCAGGCAGCAGGGTCGGGCAACCTATAAAGACCTATCAGCAGGAGTTTTCGATGAAGGTAAACACGTTTCCTGAAACGGTAAAACTCATGATTGATAAAACCGAGCTAAAACCGGGAATAGATTTTCTGGTGTCGCCATCATCAGGGCCTACCCCTTTAAAGGAACTCGACATTTATTATCTGGCTCCCCGTCATATCAAAGATGACGCTGCTTTTGAAAACTTTATGGCTGAAGATTTTACAGGTTATTGTATGGTGATTGATGTCGCGACTTTTGAGAAAGAGCCTTACAATAAATACATTAAAAAAATCATTGCCAACGAGATGAAAGCCGATGCCATCATGTTGCTGACAAACGACCTGATGTGGGGAGTTTCCACTTACTTTGAAAAATTTCCGACAGTCATCGTGAAAAAAGAAGTTTTCCCGAAGAAAGCCGAAATGGTTACACTCAAAATAGATACAAAATTCTATTACGACTATAAAACACAGAATGTAATCGGGATGGTGAAAGGGAAAAAATATCCCAATAAGTATATCATAATAGGGGCACATTACGACCATCTGGGATGCATGGGGAAAAACCTGTATTTTCCGGGGGCCAACGACAATGCCAGCGGAGTAGCTATGATGCTTGATCTGGCACGTCATTATGCCGATGTGTTTAATCAGCCGGATTATTCAATGATTTTTATCGGTTTCGGGGCTGAAGAGGCCGGCTTTATCGGATCAAAATATTTTACTGAGCATTCAAAAATTTCACTGGCTGATATCCGCCTGATGATCAACCTCGACATGATGTCAACTGGAGAAACCGGCCTGATGGTGATGAACGGTAAATCTGAATTTACAAAAATGAAAAGTATCAATACTTCAAAGAAGTATCTCGTTGATATTCAGTCGCGTCAGAATTCTCCGATCAGCGACCATTATCCGTTTACAGAGAAAAAAGTAAATGCCATATACCTCTATCTGATGGGTGATCCGCAGAAAAACTATCATTATCATGGGATTGGCGATGTCCCTTCAAACGTTTCGATGAAAGGTTATGAAGGAGCTTTCCGGCTGATTACTGATTATCTGTCAGCTTTAGATTAAGAGATTGTATCTGTTATCAAATTGAAAATCATTGATTTATGAAAAAAATGATTGCATTGTTGTGTTTAGTATTGGCTTTTTATTTTAACAAAGCACAGGACATTCAGCAAAATGAGCCGTTTATCAGATGGAAACAGATAAAAACAGACCATTACAAAATCATTTATCCGGAAGAATTATCAGCTGAGGCCCGGCGGGTAGCCAATACGCTGGAATATGTAAGGGAGCCTTTGCAGAAAACATTAAAACCACGTAAGTTCGGCAAATGGACATTAATGCTGACCAACCGTGGAGCAATGGCCAACGGATATGTCGGTCTGGCACCCCGCAGAAGTGAATGGTATTCAGCTCCTCCGCAAGGCTCACTGGTCGGAACTGGCGAATGGTACCGGCTGCTTTCGGTTCATGAAGGTCGTCACATGGTTCAGTACGATAAATTTAATCACGGATTGACACGTATCGCTTCTCTGTTTTTCGGACAGACAGGTGTAAATGCTTTATCAGTCATCTCTGTCCCAATGTGGTTCTGGGAAGGGGATGCGGTTGGCACCGAAACTTCCCTCACCGCCACCGGACGTGGTCGTATTCCTGACTTTGACCTGCATGTCAGAGCCTTGTTGCTGGCAGGGAAAAGATACAGCTATTACAAAGCTTATATGCTATCTTATAAAGATTATTATCCCAACTGGTACACCCTTGGCTATCTGATGAACTGCTATGTCAGGCGACACAACCCGCCCGATACATGGGATAAAATTCACAATCGGGTGTCGTGGTTTTCTGTCAGTCCTTTCCGGTTTTCACGAATGATGAAAAAATATACGGGTTTAAATGCCAGAAAAACCTACAATGCTGCCATGGATGAACTGGATTCAATTTATCGCTGGCAGGTCAGTGGTCTTCAGTTTACTGAATCAAAAATCATTAATAAGAGAAACAATAAAATCTGGACGAATTTTGAAAATCCGGTTTATTCCGCGGATGGAAAAATCATTGCCTTACAATATGGCCTTGCTGACGATATTCATCTGGTCTCTGTAAATCCTGAAGATGGTAGTGTAAAGAAAATCAAACAGTTGCCTGTTTACGAGAAGCCATCTATTGCCGGAGATTATATCTGCTATAATGAATATTGTTACGACAAGCGTTATCTGAATCAAAATTACTCAGACATTGTACTTTTTAATTTCAAAACAGGGCAGACCAGATATTTAACCACCAAAGGCAGGTTTTTTGTGCCTGAAATTTCTCCTGATTTTACAAAAATTGTTGCAGTAGAATTCACCACCGACCGGAGATGCAATCTGGTCATTTTTGATTTTAAAACGGGAGCAATTCTTGAGCGTATTCCTGAAAAAGACAATGCCTTTATTCAGACCCCTTCATGGTCGGAAGATGGTAAAAAGCTGGTTTTCACCCGTCAGAAGTTTAACGGTAAATCTCTGGTCATCCTTGATCTGGAGACAAAAGCATATCAGGTAGTTATTCCGGAGACATGGGAAAACATTGCCAATCCTGTTTTTTACCGGAATTATATCATTTATGAATCCCCTTATTCAGGAGTTGACAACCTCTATGCTATTGATATTCAGACAGGAAAACGTTATCAGATTACCAATTGCATGCTGGCCGGAGTTAATGCCTCACTGTCTGATGATGAAAGCAAAATGCTTTTCCTTGAGTATTCCGAATATGGATACAATATTGCAGAAATAGCTGTCAATCCTGCAACATGGAAACCCATCGAAGATGTGCAGGTCAGAGAAACCCGCTATTTTGAGCCAATGATTGAGCAGGAACAGGGCAGGAACATTTTCGAAGGAGAAACAGGTATTCCTGAAACCGTTTATCCCGAAACAGACTATCATCAGTCTGCTCATTTGCTGAATGTCCATTCATGGACTTTTTTGCCCTCTGTCAAATCAGGAAGCTTCAGCCTCACTTCCAATGACCTGCTGAATACGACAGGTATAAATTTATTTGCAAATTACAACAGGGATAAAACATGGAGCACCGGTTTTTCATTGAGCTACAATCGTTTTTATCCATTATTTACCCTGTCTGCAGAAAGAAACAGAAGGAATAGCAATGGCAATTTATGGAATGAAAAAGATCTGACAGCCGGTGTGGATATACCCTTGTTTAATAATCGCGGAGCCTGGCAGCGTTTTGCCATGCTGAGCCTTTCTTCGGGTGTTCGTCAGGTAGATGGCCGGACCGATGTCGATAGCTTTGACGCTTTTAACGGCAGGTTTATTCCCTTAAATGCCTCCTTTCAGATTTCAAACACAAAATCGTCTGCCCAACGTGATGTGGATTCGAGATGGTCGCAGTCGTTAACAATTCATTACAGCCGCTCATTGTTTTCAGACCAGTTGGTAGGCAATATTTTTTCACTTCAGTCTGCGTTTAACTTTCCCGGAATGGCTAAAAGCCATGTGATCACCATTGAGGCTGATTTTGAAAAACATCATCATGAAACCTATTGGTTTGCAAGCAATGTAAATTTTGTCAGAGGTTACACTTATGAGCGACAGGATAATTTCAGGCGGTTCTCAGTCAATTATCATTTTCCGGTGCTTTATCCCGATCTGCCCATCGGAGCTTTATTTTACCTGAAACGGGTCAGGTCAGCAGTGTTCTATGACCATGGTGCCGGAAGTTTTCAGGGAAATTCAACTCTTTACAGGTCAGCAGGTTTTGATATCAACTTCGATTTCAATATTCTGAATCTGCCGTTTGAGTTTAATGCCGGTATCAGGGTGCCTTATCTGTTTGATGAAAATCAATGGACACTCCGGTTACTTTTCCTTGGAATGGAGTTGTAGGCGTGCCGGATGTGAATAATTTCTGACAATTCCCAACTGCTGAACGGGTATCTTTGCACAAAAAATCAAAGATATGCGTAAGGTATTGATAATGATATTGTTTTGTGGACTAATCGCACAGGTTTCCTATTCACAGAAATACATCAAATATGTTTTCCTCGACAATAAAGTAAAAATAACTATTCCAGTTCAGCTGGAAAAAAAGGATGTCAAAGATTTTCAGGACAGGGAAGTACTGAAATTACTGAAGGTCTGGCAAACCAAAAAGGCAGAAACCACCCTTTGGGCATTTCTGGTCGATACAAAACCCGCCAATGCCTCCTGCGATCTGATTAAATCTTATCTTGACCAGATTTCGGTATTTACCGAAAACAAATCGGTCAGAAGCAGCAAAACCCAACTGATAAACAACCGTCAGGAGGTATGTGTCATGGAAATTTCTGAATCAGGCGAAAATACTTCGGGACAATTTATGAGTATTTTCGGAGGAAAAATAAATGATAACCAAACCATTATATTTGTCTTCCAATGCCCTGAGCAGAAGAAAAAACACTACCAGCCCGTAGTCAACGGGATTATAAAAAGTCTGACGCTAAACTAAAGGAAGTATTAATAGTTCCGTCTGCCCGACTGAAACCTGTTGTTGGGATTGAATGACCTCTGAGAGGTATTTTCCCTGGCTTCAACGACCTTGATTTTTCTTCCGAAAAACTCTTTCTGGTCTAATGCAGCAATGGCATCTTTGGCTTCGTCTTCATTGGGCATGGTGATAAAAGCAAATCCTTTTGACCTGCCGGTATCGCGGTCGGTGATGATTTTAACTGATTCAACCAGTCCGTAAGCTCCAAAAATCTTTGAAATTTCGTCTTCTCTTGCGGTGTAACTTAGATTACCGATGTAAATGTTCATTATAAATACTTTAAAAATTATTCCTGCTTTGGGCCGGTAATCTAAATCTTGTCAAAATGAATTGATAAAATTCAAATAACCAGAACAAAACACTGCGCAAAGGTAATAGCAGAATTCAGACACGACAAATTAATTATTGGTTTAATTTTTGAATTTTTTGTGCCCAAAAAATTTTTTATGGGATACACACTTCAGATTGGGGAAAGTGCCCCTGATTTTCACCTTCCTGCTACGGACGGTAAAGTTTACAGCCTCTCAGATTTTGCAGATGCAAAGGTTCTTGTGGTCTTTTTTACCTGTAATCATTGTCCTTATGTGATTGGTTCCGATGAGTCAACCCGGCAAACGGTGCTTAAATACCGGGAAAGAGGAGTGGCTTTTGCCGGCATAAATGCCAACAGTCCGCTTACTTATCCGGAAGATAGTTTTGAAAATATGGTTAAAAGAATGGCGGAAAAGAAGTTTCCCTGGGTTTACCTGTTTGACGAAAGCCAGCAATCTGCCCTGCATTACGGAGCATTGAAAACTCCTCATTTCTTTGTATTTGACCAAAACCGCAGGCTGGTTTATACCGGCAGGGCATTGGATAACCCGCGTGAGGCACACCTCAGCACTGTCAACGATCTTGAAAATGCCCTGGAGGATGTGTTAAACGGCAGGCCGGTCAGGAAATCCGTAACTAATCCGATAGGCTGCAATATCAAGTGGCATGGAAAAGACCCGAAGTGGATGCCACCCGAAGCCTGCGATCTGGTTTAATTTTCAATCTTTTTCATAAAAAAAAAGCTACAGGCCCAAAATTTATGAACCTGCAGCCACTGGTAGAAATGAAAAGAATCTGCTTTTACATTCCCTGCCATGGCAAAATGTTACTTTTGTCTTTTTAAATGATTGATTTATAATGATTTAATTATTTTATTGATTGGTTCTTCTGAATAAGCTGAAACTAAAGCCAAGTCTTTTCTGAAGGAAATAGAGGATGGAAATTTTAATGACCCCTAAGCCGTAAATCAGACTTCGTCTGAAATTGATAGAGGATGCTTCCTTAAAATATCTGGTAGGGCAGGTAATTTCAGCAATTTCATAACCGGAATAAAGAATCTGGGCAGTCAGCTCATTGTCAAAAATAAAATCGTCAGAATTCTTTTGAAAATCAATTTTTTCAAATACTTCCCGACAAAAAGCACGATATCCTGTATGATATTCCGACAGCTTTGCCCCGGTCATCAGGTTTTGAAAAAGGGTGAGAATCCTGTTTGCAATGTATTTATAAAGTGGCATTCCTCCCTTCAGTGCACCTCTCCCCAAAATCCTTGAGGCATAAACTACTTTGTAGAGTCCACTGGATAAAATTTCTGCCATTGCCGGAATTAATCTGGGAGTGTATTGATAATCAGGATGAAGCATGATAATAATATCTCCGCCAAGTTCGAGTGCTTTTTTATAACAGCTCTTCTGATTTCCACCATATCCGAGGTTTTTCTGATGTTCAATGATATGCCTGATACCTAATTTTCTGGCAATACTGATGGTTTGATCGGTACTTTTATCATCCACCAGCACCACCTCATCCACCAATGGAAAAGGTATTTCTGAAAATGTAGATACCAGTGTTTTTTCTGCATTGAAAGCAGGAAGGACAACAATGATTTTCTGGTGGTTCAGCATGACAACTAAAACATGCAAAGGTACCCCGAAAATGAATATTTTTGCCTGAAAATAATTACTGTTTAAAAAAGCTTTGTAAAATTGTAGAAATTCTCACAAACAGTTTAAATCAAAATGACAAAGATGGCAGATACCAATAAAGCATTTAACGAGGAAAATATACTGGAACATGCCCACCGGGAGAGATTAAAGGAACTGGCAGCCATCAACCGGACTTCAGGTTTGCTGAAAGAAGGAAGACCTTTGGATGATACATTTCAGCAATTGTGTTTTTTCCTGCCTGAAGCATGGCAATATCCCGAATTTACCTGCATAAGAATACGATACAATGGGAAAGTTTATACCAGCCAGGGATTTCTGGAAACAAAATGGTCGCAGATGGCTGGATTTGAATCTTTTGACGGGAAAAAGGGGAGCATTGAGGTTTTTTATACCCGTGAGTTTATGGAGATTGATGAAGGTCCTTTCATGAAAGAAGAACGTGACCTTATTAATAATTTAGCCGGTTTGATTACAGGCTACCTCAATTCCATGCTGGCCAGGGAGGTCTTCAAAATCAAGGAAGAAAAAGCTGAAAGCTGTATTGTGCCGGGAACATTGAAACCCGGACGTAAGCTTCTTCATCAGTTTTTAAATAAAAACAATTACGACAGAGATATTTATCACGACCTGATGCCATATAAGGTTCGGGAAATTCTCCTTGTGGCTACCCTTTATGATGCTTACAGCATTGAACGTGAAGGGCGATTCTCTGAATATGTACTTGGCGAATATCATCAGCTCAACCTGACTTCACTTCCACGGATAACCGGTGTTTCTTCAGAGGAAGAGGTTTTTGAACAACTTTATTCAAAACATTACGATCTGATTATCTTTATGGTTGGTGTGGATAAAAAATTACCCGTTCGCATCAGTCATCAGGTTCGTGAAAAATTTCCCTACATCCCGATTTTCTTCCTGCTCAACAACAACCAGGATGTTTCCTTGTTTCATGATAAGTCATACCCGTTTATTGACCGTCTTTTTGTGTGGAACGGGGATTCGAAGGTGTTTTTTTCCATGATCAAGCATCTGGAGGACAAAATAAACGCTGAAAATGATACACGGATTGGGATGGTCAGGGTGATTCTGCTGGTGGAAGACTCCCCGATTTATTATACCCGCTATCTTCCTATGCTTTATTCTGTGGTAATGGAACAAACCAAACGTATTATTGATGATGTAACAACAGATGAGCTTTACCGCGTATTGAAACTCAGGGCGCGGCCAAAGATTTTGCTTGCTACCAATTATGAAGAGGCCATTGAGATTACTGAAAAATATAAGGATTATCTGCTGTGTCTGATTTCCGACATGAGCTTCAGGAAAAACGGTGTTGATCATCCGATGGCAGGTTACGAACTGGTCAGCCATGTGAAAAGCCGGTTTAAAGACCTTCCTGTCATACTTCAATCTTCTGATCCTGAAAACGCCAGGTTAGCCTTCGAACTAAAATCAACTTTTATAGATAAAAATTCCGACAGCCTTCTGCAGGATTTCAGAAGTTTTATTACCCATTATCTGGGTTTTGGTAATTTTGTTTACCGCAACAGCAAAGGGGTTCAGATTGCGGTGGCTCATTCCCTGAAGGAATTTGAAAAACAATTAAGAGTGATCCCTGACGATTCTTTGCTTTACCATGCAAGACGCAATCATTTTTCGCTCTGGCTGATGGCAAGAGGCGAAATACAGGTAGCAAAAATTATCAATCCTGCTAAAGTTTCTGATTTTAAGAGTCCTCAGGAATTGCGTGAATATCTGATTGACGTGATTCAGAAATTCCGTAATGAGCAGAATCAGGGAAAAGTGATTCCGTTCGAAGAATCA
This portion of the Sphingobacteriales bacterium genome encodes:
- a CDS encoding class I SAM-dependent methyltransferase, translating into MGNHWDIRYATTEYIYGTEPNFYFKNFIDRHEPGKILLPCEGEGRNAVYAALRGWQVDAFDTSTEGRKKALKLAAEKGVEINYFLHDVFDTNGFEADYDAVALIFAHLHSSNRRRVHRYFSGLIKDGGFIVLNAFAKEQLPLNTGGPKDIEMLYHVEEIREDFNTLHILELVQKKIQLDEGNLHSGWSENILFLAQKSDAI
- a CDS encoding M20/M25/M40 family metallo-hydrolase, giving the protein MKRLIFVFVSILFSLFVFAQDLDYAKTVMEKLCAADMFGRGYISAGDKKAAYFIENEFIKFGLLPFDTVVATSGSRVGQPIKTYQQEFSMKVNTFPETVKLMIDKTELKPGIDFLVSPSSGPTPLKELDIYYLAPRHIKDDAAFENFMAEDFTGYCMVIDVATFEKEPYNKYIKKIIANEMKADAIMLLTNDLMWGVSTYFEKFPTVIVKKEVFPKKAEMVTLKIDTKFYYDYKTQNVIGMVKGKKYPNKYIIIGAHYDHLGCMGKNLYFPGANDNASGVAMMLDLARHYADVFNQPDYSMIFIGFGAEEAGFIGSKYFTEHSKISLADIRLMINLDMMSTGETGLMVMNGKSEFTKMKSINTSKKYLVDIQSRQNSPISDHYPFTEKKVNAIYLYLMGDPQKNYHYHGIGDVPSNVSMKGYEGAFRLITDYLSALD
- a CDS encoding RNA-binding protein; protein product: MNIYIGNLSYTAREDEISKIFGAYGLVESVKIITDRDTGRSKGFAFITMPNEDEAKDAIAALDQKEFFGRKIKVVEARENTSQRSFNPNNRFQSGRRNY
- a CDS encoding thioredoxin family protein; its protein translation is MGYTLQIGESAPDFHLPATDGKVYSLSDFADAKVLVVFFTCNHCPYVIGSDESTRQTVLKYRERGVAFAGINANSPLTYPEDSFENMVKRMAEKKFPWVYLFDESQQSALHYGALKTPHFFVFDQNRRLVYTGRALDNPREAHLSTVNDLENALEDVLNGRPVRKSVTNPIGCNIKWHGKDPKWMPPEACDLV
- a CDS encoding glycosyltransferase family 2 protein; this translates as MLNHQKIIVVLPAFNAEKTLVSTFSEIPFPLVDEVVLVDDKSTDQTISIARKLGIRHIIEHQKNLGYGGNQKSCYKKALELGGDIIIMLHPDYQYTPRLIPAMAEILSSGLYKVVYASRILGRGALKGGMPLYKYIANRILTLFQNLMTGAKLSEYHTGYRAFCREVFEKIDFQKNSDDFIFDNELTAQILYSGYEIAEITCPTRYFKEASSINFRRSLIYGLGVIKISILYFLQKRLGFSFSLFRRTNQ